In Halichondria panicea chromosome 17, odHalPani1.1, whole genome shotgun sequence, a single window of DNA contains:
- the LOC135351438 gene encoding ubiquitin carboxyl-terminal hydrolase 22-A-like yields MSELAKGCSHFDEFKKNNGVQSYRIIYQYLVKPTPEARKLKSKSCVCNVCHCFTARLHTCLSCVYFGCMSPDNHMQVHTKNTGHIFAVELNYGTVYCFKCKDYVYDAALDEISHSLEQQLAHKKYHVSRQPVMYVAWEPTKDEIDLLKQNPKRRKVEPGSTIGLRGLYNLGNTCFMNSILQALVHTPVLRDFFLSDSHKCFNDPTQTQCVVCELGNLFQQFYSGQSTPHIPYRLLHLIWTHARHLAGYEQQDAHEFFISALDVLHHHLGGQTPNVANGPGLCRCIVDQTFAGRLQSDVTCQSCKAVSTTVDPFRDISLDLAPSTVVNRSSTSMEAGGETLLSSVPATLSGCLERFTRPEVMGLECKIKCSRCRSYQQFTKRLTVKKLPIVACFHLKRFEHSLCSRKICNFIQFALELDMTPFMARSSSSCDNRYSLFAVVNHSGSLHNGHYTCYIRQQQNQWFKCDDAWITKASLEEVLNSEGYVLFYHKKVLEYS; encoded by the exons tcgaaGTCTTGTGTTTGCAATGTGTGTCACTGCTTCACTGCACGGCTTCACACGTGTCTGTCGTGCGTCTACTTTGGTTGCATGTCACCTGACAATCACATGCAAGTGCACACCAAGAACACAGGTCATATCTTTG ctgttgaGCTCAACTACGGAACTGTCTACTGCTTCAAGTGTAAGGACTACGTGTACGATGCTGCTCTGGACGAAATCAGCCACTCGCTAGAACAGCAGCTGGCTCACAAAAAGTATCACGTGAGCCGACAACCTGTCATGTACGTGGCCTGGGAACCAACTAAAGACGAGATTGACCTACTCAAGCAAAACCCAAAGAGACGCAAAGTTGAGCCTGGATCAACAAtcg GCCTCCGAGGACTGTATAACCTTGGCAACACATGCTTTATGAACTCTATCCTCCAAGCCCTTGTCCACACTCCAGTACTGAGGGATTTCTTCCTCTCTGACAGTCACAAATGCTTCAATGAtcccacacagacacagtgtgtagtgtgtgagctGGGAAACCTCTTCCAACAG TTCTACTCTGGACAGAGCACCCCCCACATCCCGTACAGGCTCCTCCACCTTATATGGACGCATGCCCGCCACCTTGCCGGCTACGAACAGCAGGACGCCCACGAATTCTTCATCTCTGCACTAGACGTCCTTCATCACCACCTGGGGGGCCAGACACCCAACGTAGCCAACGGGCCTGGGCTCTGTCGGTGTATAGTGGACCAGACATTTGCCGGGAGGCTACAATCTGATGTCACGTGCCAAAGCTGCAA GGCAGTATCTACTACTGTAGACCCATTCCGAGATATCTCTCTGGACCTGGCTCCTAGTACCGTCGTTAACAGATCAAGTACTTCCATGGAAGCCGGCg GGGAGACCCTCCTCTCGAGCGTGCCCGCCACCCTCTCCGGCTGTCTAGAGAG ATTCACAAGGCCAGAGGTCATGGGTCTAGAGTGTAAGATCAAATGCAGTCGCTGTCGGAGCTATCAG CAATTCACTAAACGACTTACTGTCAAGAAGTTACCTATTGTCGCCTGTTTTCACCTCAAG AGGTTTGAGCACTCGCTTTGCTCGAGGAAGATCTGCAACTTCATTCAGTTTGCCCTGGAGCTGGACATGACACCCTTCATGGCTAGGAGCTCCTCTAGCTGTGACAACAG GTACTCTCTGTTTGCGGTGGTGAACCACAGTGGCTCCCTGCACAATGGACACTACACCTGCTATATCAGACAGCAACAGAACCAGTGGTTTAAGTGTGACGATGCCTGGATCACTAAAGCTAGCCTCGAGGAAGTGCTCAACAGTGAAGG GTATGTTCTGTTCTATCACAAGAAAGTGCTGGAATACAGTTAG
- the LOC135351422 gene encoding uncharacterized protein LOC135351422 has translation MSGGKAKDLTEGSPLLQTPIARLRRYNVIKIGLWLIAFALGIICINLSIIDSVSESVGRIFLPIICILLIAIGSACVEVNAISFRVDQLPQGCASDQISSYFFWYYFTRNASTLLAVTVFLLLEGVPKLDFEEGHYYYTSLQDLINLHYKTLIVILIAVGAIVCSLLLHIFKHNWYFKNSQPENPVKTIINVSWYSLTVKRHPPVYRRTFRYGEARQPRIELAKKEFDGIFEAEEVENVKSFYQILFLIFSLGGYLASNSGVWNSFMLKLQSPMKGLLTGLFYFIFGVSGGISSTVFYFLLTDPQEKDKVTDYILWFYVFLTILAALGSLAFAIVVWLYRNRRRPAVDEEDLTNRLHAQNIFFPQ, from the exons ATGAGTGGTGGGAAAGCTAAGGATTTGACAGAAGGGTCACCCCTCTTACAAACCCCTATCGCAAGACTTA GAAGATACAATGTTATCAAGATTGGATTGTGGCTAATTGCTTTTGCATTAGGCATCATTTGTATTAACCTTTCAATAATCGATAGTGTGTCTGAATCAGTTGGCCGGATATTTCTACCCATCATATGCATTTTATTGATTGCTATTGGTTCTGCATGCGTTGAAGTCAATGCTATTTCCTTTAGGGTTGACCAGTTGCCACAAGGTTGCGCATCAGACCAGATAAGCTCTTACTTTTTTTGGTATTATTTCACTCGAAATGCCAGTACATTGTTGGCAGTCACTGTGTTTTTACTTCTAGAAGGTGTCCCAAAGTTAGATTTTGAAGAGGGCCATTACTACTACACATCCCTTCAAGATCTAATCAACTTACATTACAAGACTCTAATCGTTATTTTAATAGCTGTTGGTGCTATTGTCTGTAGTCTACTTCTGCATATTTTCAAGCATAATTGGTACTTCAAGAATTCCCAACCTGAAAACCCTGTCAAGACAATCATTAATGTCAGTTGGTACAGTTTAACCGTGAAAAGACACCCTCCCGTTTACAGGAGAACATTTCGCTACGGAGAAGCTAGACAGCCTCGAATTGAACTGGCAAAAAAGGAATTCGATGGTATATTTGAGGCTGAAGAAGTTGAAAATGTGAAGTCCTTCTATCAAATCCTGTTTCTCATATTTTCTCTGGGGGGATATTTGGCATCTAATAGTGGG GTTTGGAATTCATTTATGCTCAAGCTCCAGAGCCCCATGAAAGGACTTCTAACTGGACTGTTCTATTTTATTTTTGGAGTATCTGGTGGCATCTCCAGCACTGTATTTTACTTCCTCCTTACTGATCCTCAAGAAAAAGACAAAGTCACTGACTACATTTTATGGTTTTACGTCTTTCTCACAATCCTTGCTGCTCTAGGATCACTGGCATTTGCAATTGTCGTGTGGCTCTATCGAAACCGTCGCAGACCAGCTGTGGATGAAGAGGATTTGACGAACAGACTACATGCACAAAATATTTTTTTTCCACAATAG